One genomic window of Methanosarcina acetivorans C2A includes the following:
- a CDS encoding PKD domain-containing protein, giving the protein MNAAAALEYITPTSGENNPPVADSGGPYTGITGTAVTFDGSASSDSDGSIVSYEWDFGDGNTSSDMNPENTYSAAGTYTITLMVADDENAVGTDTASVEITDTSSKNEIHISDVSVETSSRTAGKNTFVSAKSVVTILDNNGSPVEGATVSGFWKDATRDLDSAVTGSDGKVTVYSDEVKYKSGPLTFTFTVDGVSHSKVIVSHGTETPQREQKHIILESMK; this is encoded by the coding sequence GTGAATGCAGCAGCTGCACTGGAATATATAACTCCAACATCCGGCGAAAACAACCCACCAGTAGCTGACTCAGGAGGCCCTTACACCGGGATCACAGGAACTGCAGTAACATTTGATGGTTCAGCTTCGTCTGACTCTGACGGGAGTATTGTATCATACGAATGGGACTTTGGGGACGGAAACACAAGCTCAGATATGAATCCGGAAAACACCTACTCCGCTGCCGGGACTTATACCATAACCCTCATGGTGGCAGACGACGAAAACGCCGTGGGAACTGATACAGCTAGCGTGGAAATTACTGACACGTCCTCAAAAAACGAAATCCATATTTCTGACGTAAGTGTGGAAACCAGTTCCAGAACAGCCGGGAAAAACACTTTTGTTTCTGCTAAATCAGTTGTGACCATACTTGACAACAATGGTAGCCCCGTTGAAGGAGCCACAGTCTCAGGCTTCTGGAAAGATGCAACTCGCGATCTGGATTCTGCCGTAACAGGCTCAGACGGAAAAGTGACAGTATACTCAGATGAGGTAAAATACAAAAGTGGTCCTCTGACTTTTACTTTCACAGTGGACGGTGTAAGTCATAGTAAAGTCATAGTATCCCATGGGACGGAAACACCGCAGAGGGAACAAAAACATATTATCCTTGAATCTATGAAGTGA
- a CDS encoding S8 family serine peptidase, translating to MRNVSQLELQDIDGSRAYYSNYGSALDFVAPGGDNRVDQNGDGNGILQNTFNTATKDSTDFSYQFFQGTSMATPHVSGITALLIAEGANGPDEVRAVIQKRQPIWALQAGTNITDTDS from the coding sequence ATGAGAAATGTATCGCAGTTGGAGCTACAAGATATTGATGGAAGTCGCGCATACTATTCGAATTATGGTTCGGCTCTGGATTTTGTAGCCCCGGGAGGAGACAACAGGGTAGACCAGAATGGGGACGGAAACGGAATCCTTCAGAATACATTCAACACCGCAACTAAAGACTCTACAGATTTTAGTTACCAATTTTTCCAGGGTACATCCATGGCGACTCCACATGTATCAGGTATTACCGCACTGTTGATAGCTGAAGGAGCAAATGGGCCCGATGAAGTAAGGGCTGTAATACAAAAACGGCAACCGATCTGGGCACTTCAGGCTGGGACCAATATTACGGATACGGACTCGTGA
- the hisI gene encoding phosphoribosyl-AMP cyclohydrolase has translation MIDLDTLKYENGLILAVVQDQKSREVLMCAYMNREALEKTVKTGIAHFWSRSRKQLWKKGETSGHLQKVKEIRIDCDMDSVLLLVEQVGGACHMGYRSCFYRNLKGEVVGEKVFEPKDVY, from the coding sequence ATGATCGACCTTGATACTTTGAAGTACGAAAACGGTCTGATCCTTGCCGTAGTTCAGGATCAGAAGAGCAGGGAGGTGCTGATGTGCGCCTATATGAATCGGGAAGCCCTTGAAAAAACCGTCAAGACCGGAATCGCTCATTTCTGGAGCCGGAGCCGAAAACAGCTCTGGAAAAAAGGAGAAACTTCGGGGCATCTCCAGAAAGTGAAGGAAATCAGGATCGACTGCGATATGGACTCCGTCCTTTTGCTCGTAGAACAGGTTGGAGGGGCCTGCCATATGGGATACAGATCCTGTTTCTACCGAAATCTCAAAGGAGAGGTCGTAGGAGAAAAGGTCTTTGAACCGAAAGACGTCTATTGA